The Kluyveromyces marxianus DMKU3-1042 DNA, complete genome, chromosome 6 genome window below encodes:
- the ARC19 gene encoding Arc19p, whose translation MSIKVKQADEIEQILVHKFTNFLEQRAESFYVLRRVPVPGYSISFLITNKHTETMITEKLIEFIIEFMEEVDKEISEMKLFLNARARFAAEAYLEQFVY comes from the coding sequence ATGAGCATTAAGGTCAAGCAGGCGGACGAAATCGAGCAGATCTTGGTGCACAAGTTCACGAACTTTTTGGAACAGAGAGCTGAGAGTTTCTACGTGTTGAGACGTGTGCCTGTGCCAGGGTACAGCATCTCGTTTTTGATTACGAACAAGCATACCGAGACCATGATTACCGAGAAGCTGATCGAGTTTATCATTGAGTTCATGGAGGAAGTGGACAAGGAGATTTCCGAGATGAAGTTATTCTTGAACGCGAGAGCCAGATTTGCAGCCGAGGCTTACCTAGAACAGTTCGTCTATTGA
- the PRP40 gene encoding snoRNA-splicing protein PRP40 produces MGWKEAKDPQGRVYYYNDEGQTTWEKPEELFTAFEKRLLSHGWKSALTEDGKVYYYKPSTGETTWEAPIKDEVVAEEEQKQQQQQQQQQQQEQEQKDTQDSGEVASHEFTGTLDDGDGKYSNNSKLLVARKASSKEEAEKAFLQMLADYQVDSTWSFDRIISEIGSKDARYWMVDDDPLWKQAMFDKFLSNRSESELINEHKHLERFEQAFVEMLSKLPTIHYYSRWPTIKRQIMNEPIYKHSVVAEKQKRRTFLRYIAQLQQEHQEQNNKVRNEALKELTQYFVSISDDIEPVNVPWSKFATKYLWGSPRFDSNKNFKSLTKGDVFQKYTTFVEEKMTDLKARIEEHRRLNYRSDRKARDAFKELLNELSPPIKYNTTWKDVYPLVKDDPRFTAMLGRNGSSALDLFLDKVEESELVMRAKSSVANQVLISNNLDLETSSMEDISTALKQSVHLNDLSSEDITSLINRLKESHYRKKQEARRRELEPQLATREAKIFEDKLINIFSTKDLTLGPTSSWDDVLNQIKDDPSYQVLSPDLGKLIFENLANKGITSRKRHLEAPKSITDLDY; encoded by the coding sequence ATGGGTTGGAAAGAAGCAAAGGACCCTCAGGGACGGGTTTATTATTACAACGATGAGGGACAGACTACATGGGAAAAGCCCGAAGAGTTGTTCACTGCGTTTGAGAAGCGATTGTTGAGCCATGGGTGGAAATCAGCCTTGACTGAGGATGGGAAAGTATACTACTATAAGCCCTCTACTGGGGAAACGACTTGGGAGGCTCCAATCAAGGACGAAGTTGTGGCAGAAGAGGaacagaagcagcagcagcagcagcagcagcagcagcagcaggaACAGGAACAAAAAGACACACAAGATAGCGGCGAGGTTGCGAGCCACGAGTTTACCGGGACTTTGGACGATGGTGATGGCAAGTACAGCAATAACTCAAAGCTTTTAGTAGCGCGAAAAGCCAGCTCGAAGGAAGAAGCGGAAAAGGCTTTTCTCCAAATGCTAGCTGATTATCAGGTAGATTCTACATGGTCCTTCGACAGGATCATTAGCGAGATCGGGAGCAAAGACGCCAGGTACTGGATGGTAGACGATGACCCGCTCTGGAAACAAGCTATGTTTGATAAATTTCTATCTAATAGATCGGAATCGGAATTGATCAACGAACATAAACACTTGGAGAGATTCGAGCAAGCTTTTGTGGAAATGTTATCAAAACTACCGACGATTCATTATTATTCACGCTGGCCCACAATAAAAAGACAAATCATGAACGAACCGATCTACAAGCACTCTGTTGTCGCGGAGAAGCAAAAAAGACGTACCTTTTTGAGATACATTGCTCAGCTGCAGCAGGAGCATCAGGAACAAAATAACAAGGTGAGGAACGAAGCATTGAAGGAATTGACGCAGTATTTCGTTAGCATTTCGGATGATATCGAGCCTGTCAATGTACCCTGGAGCAAATTTGCTACAAAATATTTGTGGGGATCCCCAAGATTCGACTCCAATAAGAATTTCAAATCGTTGACCAAGGGCGATGTATTCCAAAAGTACACAACATTtgtggaagaaaagatgaCAGACTTAAAAGCACGCATAGAAGAACACCGCCGCCTGAATTATAGATCAGACAGGAAGGCTAGAGATGCGTTCAAAGAACTACTTAACGAACTATCCCCACCTATCAAATACAACACCACATGGAAGGATGTATATCCACTTGTAAAAGATGACCCCAGATTTACAGCAATGCTTGGGCGTAACGGGTCCTCGGCGTTGGACTTATTCCTAGACAAGGTGGAAGAATCCGAATTGGTCATGAGAGCTAAAAGCTCCGTGGCTAACCAAGTCTTGATTTCGAATAACCTAGATTTGGAAACTAGCAGCATGGAAGATATATCCACTGCACTAAAGCAAAGCGTTCACCTCAATGATCTCAGCTCAGAGGACATCACAAGTTTGATAAACAGATTGAAAGAATCCCACTACaggaagaagcaagaaGCACGGCGTAGAGAATTAGAACCCCAACTAGCTACTCGAGAGGccaaaatatttgaagacaAGCTCATAAATATTTTCTCAACCAAGGACCTGACACTCGGCCCTACATCTTCCTGGGACGATGTCCTAAACCAAATAAAGGATGACCCATCGTATCAAGTTTTGTCCCCAGACCTAGGGAAACTAATATTCGAGAATCTCGCCAACAAAGGGATCACCTCTAGGAAAAGGCATTTGGAAGCTCCAAAATCTATCACAGATCTCGATTATTGA
- the SEC11 gene encoding signal peptidase complex catalytic subunit SEC11, translating to MNLRLELTRLLSLAYVLSSSFMFWMGLSLFTDCHSPIVVVLSGSMEPAFQRGDILFLWNKNKVNNVGDVVVYEVSGKSIPIVHRVIKQHQDESSGEQLLLTKGDNNHGDDVPLYTRGKYYLNKKKDVVGTVKGYLPQLGYVTIWISENKIAKFALLGVLMLSSLISNES from the coding sequence ATGAATTTGAGACTAGAATTGACCCGATTGTTATCGTTGGCATATGTGCTTTCGAGTTCATTTATGTTTTGGATGGGTTTATCATTGTTTACTGATTGCCATTCACCCATTGTGGTTGTTCTTTCAGGATCTATGGAGCCAGCTTTCCAGAGAGGTGATATACTGTTCCTATGGAATAAGAATAAGGTGAATAATGTGGGAGATGTTGTGGTGTATGAGGTTTCTGGTAAGTCTATTCCAATTGTCCACCGTGTGATAAAACAACACCAAGATGAATCTAGTGGAGAACAGCTGTTATTGACTAAGGGTGACAATAACCATGGGGATGATGTTCCTTTGTACACGCGTGGGAAGTACTATCtaaataagaagaaggatgtTGTTGGCACTGTAAAGGGCTATTTACCTCAACTAGGCTACGTGACGATATGGATTTCGGAGAACAAAATTGCCAAGTTCGCGCTTCTAGGTGTGCTAATGCTTTCATCGTTGATTAGTAACGAGAGCTAG
- the CCE1 gene encoding cruciform cutting endonuclease: protein MNKSKLALLNKYFDAIKSSELKSLGLMLGSAKTGTKKELRTALNEQMGNLNTLWRLRESPTGLRVMGIDLGISNFAFTTFHWGKGMKRPVLKDMYKVQLAGDFVHLNEGEISPPLRPEVMAMLGMNLANWLVKFDSNAYLIERQRSRSASSSSILENILKVMILEYVLYSNLQNKIIRESLPVHLFPSLPKRMVDFTCSGLPIEQLLAGTKSGSNQKSKALGSNLLSKKLRIALCRSLVFDQISGKQRRFFMFDLDPQFMERCLAYPGDKTAINFYEISKGTSIDMDFKQRNKNDDLCDSLLHGLVWMRWLSNYDTLLAFASKHPIPDTDSQNQFKQLIEDFNESHNKFLLTVITHI, encoded by the coding sequence ATGAATAAGTCTAAATTGGCATTGCTAAACAAGTATTTTGATGCAATCAAAAGTAGCGAGCTGAAAAGCCTGGGGCTGATGCTGGGCTCGGCCAAAACCGGcacaaagaaagaactaaGAACTGCATTAAACGAACAGATGGGCAATTTGAACACGCTGTGGCGGTTACGAGAGTCACCAACAGGACTTAGAGTGATGGGAATCGACTTGGGAATATCCAATTTTGCATTCACAACGTTCCACTGGGGAAAAGGCATGAAAAGACCGGTATTGAAAGATATGTACAAGGTGCAATTGGCAGGCGATTTCGTTCATTTAAACGAGGGCGAAATATCACCACCACTGCGACCTGAGGTAATGGCGATGCTTGGAATGAATCTAGCGAACTGGCTTGTCAAATTTGATTCGAATGCGTATCTTATTGAACGTCAACGGTCGAGAAGCGCGTCTTCTTCTAGTATCTTGGAAAATATTCTAAAAGTTATGATTCTCGAGTACGTATTGTATTCCAACCTACAGAACAAGATCATACGAGAGTCATTGCCGGTGCATTTGTTCCCGTCTCTACCAAAACGGATGGTAGACTTTACATGTTCAGGACTTCCAATTGAACAGCTGCTAGCCGGGACTAAGAGTGGATCAAATCAAAAGTCCAAGGCCTTAGGGTCGAACCTGTTATCCAAAAAACTGCGAATTGCTCTATGTAGATCATTGGTATTCGACCAAATATCAGGGAAGCAAAGACGGTTTTTCATGTTTGATTTGGATCCACAATTCATGGAAAGGTGTTTGGCTTATCCTGGTGATAAAACGGCTATAAACTTCTATGAGATTTCGAAAGGGACCAGTATCGACATGGATTTtaagcaaagaaacaaaaatgacGATCTCTGCGATTCACTGCTCCACGGGCTAGTGTGGATGCGCTGGCTCAGCAATTATGATACCCTGTTAGCCTTTGCCAGCAAGCATCCAATCCCCGATACTGATTCTCAGAACCAGTTTAAACAGTTGATCGAAGATTTCAACGAGTCCCATAACAAGTTCTTATTAACAGTCATTACACACATAtaa